The Wolbachia endosymbiont (group B) of Gerris lacustris genomic interval AGCTTTATTTGATAAGCAAACCAAGGAATATTCAGTGGCATTGAATTTTCTGGTGACTCATTAATCTTTTTTAATCTCAAAACTGTTGGTCCTATACCAAGACCAATGTACGGAGCAAATTGCGTACTTTGAATGTTGGGATTATAATAAAAATTTAATAAAAATGCAAACACACTTGCTGATTTATCAAATATCGGAGAAGAATTACTATCTTCAATATTGGCTGTAGAATATATGGCTTCAAAATCAACTCGGCCATTTTCCCCAGCATAGTAACCTAAAGATACGCTCCTAAGCCACTGGAAATCAATTTTACCATTAAACCGCTGTATATTTCCAATTTCATCTTTTAATTTCTCTTTTATATACTCTATTACTATTTGTTTAAAAAAATTACTATCAGCATCTGTATTGATTAAATTAACAAACCATTTCCCTATTTCGTTAATGCCCTTTACAAATGTTTCTGAGTTATCATGGTATATCTTACCACCATTAGCACTAACATAAAAATCAAGTTTTTTTGATTTTTCTTTTGTAGACTCAGCTTGATCTGCAATATATGGACACATATTTTTCTGATCAGTTACTTGAAAAACAGAAGGTGAATTACTTTCAAGTTCTTGATATTTTATTGGTATTTCTTTTTCAGCAACCTCTTCAGAACGTATTACATTTTCATTATTGTCTGTTTCTAGTTTTAAGGGTTGTACTTGCTCAATGTGTGTATTGTTACTGATATAAGTAATAAAAAAATAGACACATGGAATGAAGATGAAAAATAAAGCAATAGATATTCTAATTATCATAAATGAATTATCACTTATAGTACAACTACTATATCATATATTCCTTTAATGTACAAAAATTAAGAAATAATATTTCCAATTAAACAATTATTTTCTATTCCTTTAACATGAGCTTTCACAATACTTTTAGCTTGAACTCTTGATGTAAGTTTTATTAATGCAAAATTTTCTGTTCTACCAATATTATTCTGCTCAACCAAAACGCTTTGCTCAGTGCCGAGCAAAGATTGATAAAAACTGCTCATCATTTCTTTATTTATTTCTCTTAGATGCTTTACTCGTTCTTTACGCACATTCTCTGGTGTTTGTGGCATTCGTGCAGCAGGTGTGTTTTTCCGCTCTGAATATGGAAAAGCATGTAGATAAACTACATTTATTTTTTTCAGTAAATCAACTGTATCCTGAAACATTTCATCAGTTTCTGTTGGAAATCCAGCAATAATATCAGCGCCAAATGCTATATTAGGTCTTAAGCTCTTCATTTTATGATAAAATTCTATCACTTGTTCTCTATTGTGACGACGTTTCATTCTCTTTAGTATTAAATTATTACCAGACTGTAGACTCAAGTGTAAGTGAGGCATAAGTCTTGACTCATTAGCTATTAAATCCATTAATTCATCATCAACTTCAGCAACATCAATAGAGGAAAGTCTTAATCTCTTTAACTGTGGTATATCCTTTAAAACTCTTCTAATTATTGAACCAAGTGATGGCTTACCAAACAAATCTGTACCAAAGTCAGTAATATCAACACCTGTAAACACCACTTCTTGATATCCATTGTCTATAAAAATCTTAATTTGCTCTATAATATTGTTTACTGGCACAGATCGATTATTTCCTCTTGCCTCAGTAATTGAGCAAAATGTGCAGCTATGATTACAACCATTTTGAATTTCAATAAATGCCCTTGATTTATCTTCAAATCCATTAATGAGAAGAGGTTCTACTTGGTTATCACTGACTAAGATTTCATCATTATTTAGTAGATAATTTTCAGCTCTTAGCTTGTCTTGATTACCTAGCACTTTACTTACGCCAGGAATATCACTATATGATTTAGGATCTAATTGAACAGCGCAGCCAACTACGATAATTTCTTTACTTGGGTCATTCTTATAGATCTTACGTATTTTCTGCTTTACTTGACGTTCTGCTTCGTTTGTCACTGCACAGCTATGCACTACAACAACATTCTCTCTCTTTGCTTTTTTTAATGCTTCTTTGATTAACTCGCTCTCGTAAAAGTTTAGACGACAACCAAACGTTATCACTTCATTCATGCTTTTGCTTTAATAGATCTAAATTATATCAAATATCCAAGCAAAATGACTATTTTTTTGGTAGACATTATAATTTAAGCATAACCTCTAGAGTTGAAAATCACAGGAAGAATTTGTAGATATACAGTAAGATCATTTAGCATTAAAAAAATGCTTAAGGCCAATGATGTTAACCTCAAGCGAATATAAACCAAAAAACATTTTGCTAAAACTTGAAGCTCTACCATGCAAATTCATCTATATCATTTGGTACATAAGTGTCAGAATAAGCTTCATCCAAACTTTCTGCTTTCCATGGAAGCCATGAAGAAGGTTTTATCTTCTCTAAAACTTTACCTGGTATTGATGTTATCTCTTGCTTTACGTCTTCTTTTAATTTTTCTATTTGTAACCGAGCAAAATCTTCCACGCGAACCATGAGTTTATCTGTTAGCTCTTTTATCATGTCTTGATTTTGTTCTGCAACTTTCTTTGTAATAGGTACGACAATTTTACTTATAATCTCCGTTCCTAAGAGCCTGTTCATAATCTTTTGAGGAGCAAGGCAGTAAAAGCTAGAACGACCATTTGTAGTCTAGTATTGAGTTTACGCTCGCAATTTTTCCATAACCGTCTACACTTTTCCAGCCAAGCAAAAGAACGCTCTACAACCCACCTTTTTGGCAATACAACAAAGGTATGTAATTCACTTCGTTTTATTACTTCAACGGTTGCACCAATAGTCGTTTTTATTTGAGTTGCAAAATTTTCTCCTGTATAACCTGCATCAACTAGTATATTTTGAACTTCGGAAAGATTTTTTCTTGCGTTACAAATCATCTCTACAGCAGCAGTACGATCTCCGATATTAGCTGTAGTAATATAAATTGCATGTGGCAAACCTTGCGTATCTACTGCAATATGACGCTTTATTCCTGAAATTTTCTTGCCGGCATCATAACCTTTTTCTTCAGCAATATCGGTGTTTTTTACACTTTGAGCATCAATGATGCAGAAGCTTGTTTTTGTATTCCGACCACTGTTGAAACGAACCTCTCCAACTAATTTTTTTTAAGACAATTTCTAGAACACTTTCTCTATCTTCATTCGGTTTTTTACTCCATCTCTTGAAGTAATCGTAACAATTGCGCCATTTTGGAAACTCTTTTGGTAGCATTCGCCACTGACAGCCACTTTTTAGCACATAAAGTACACCGCAAAATAACTCATATAAATCCAGTTTTCTTGGTTTTGTTTTTTTTCTACAGGATTCTAGATCTGGTAATATAATCTCAAATCTTTCCCGACTTATATCACTTGGGTATACACTCCTCATATATCCTAACTTATATACATTATCTCTTAGTTTATTCCTTTCTTGAGATCATGTACAGGTTCTAATGGAACAACGATTTGCTTTGCAACCTGATCACTAACAGGTTTAATAAGTTGATCTGCTATACTCTTTGCTGTATCTCCAGTCAGATTTGTTACTTTTTTTAAATTATCACCAATAATACCATAGTTTTTTTGGTACATCATATCTTCATCAGCAACTTCATATCTTCCTAAATCATCATACATTCCCATTTGTTGATGAGACAATTCATTTGCATCAGATACATATCCATATTTATCAAGTAATACCAACTCTCATTATTAATGAACCAAATAAGAAGCATTGCAGAGTTGTTTAACCGTGGAAGGGGAAAGAGAAGTAATAAATTTACACAAAGCGCTCTCAAGCAGAACAATTGTATCGTAGATTTTATTGCGCAAAATGTTCTGTTTTATATATAACCAAAACCTCTCAACAGGATTGAGGTCAGGTGAGTATGGTGGTAGGTATATAATTTCGATATTTTTAGGTATCTTTAAACTTTTTGACTTATGCCAACTAGCGCAATCCATCACGAGAAAAGCCTTTCGTATTCCTAAATATTGCGACATCTGTTCAAGGAATATATTTATACAAGCAGTGTTGACGTTTGGTGCAAATAAGCTAAAATTCTCTCCATTTCTGGGATTAACTGCACTATAGAGATAAAAATTTTCCCTACCTAATTTTACCTTAACCTGTGTCCTACTGCCTTTTTTAAACCACCCATGTCCAACTTTTGAATGTGTACCAAACCGTGATTCATCGAAGAAAAATAGCTCTTTTTCAGAATGCATGACAATAGTTTCATTGAGGTTTTTTTTTAAACTCCTCTTGCTTATTTTTATCCTGTCCACTATGAACTGGTCTTGGTGTGATATATGAGAATTTCATTCTTTGCATATTACGATGTATTGTGGATTTGCTGATATTCAAACCAAATCTTTCTTGGATTCTTATTCTCATTTCTCTAATAGTAATATTGGGGTTTTCCTCTATCCACACCTCAATTTGTTCAAGTTGACTTTGGTTCAATATAGTTTTTCTACGGCGTTGAGGTGGAGAAAATAATTTTTCTTCTCTTCCAAATTTTATGTGCTTTATCCATGTAGTAATTGCCTTTCTCGAAATGCAACATATTTTTGCTACAGCTGTTATACTGTGCTTTTTTGCTGCAATTACAGCATTTAGTTTTTTTGCAACATACGCATTATTTCTTACTTTCTTCAGCATCTCTTTTGCTGATTCCACCACTTTTTCATCCAATAATTTTGATCTTAATGCCATCTAAACCTCGCTATTTTACTTACTCCAGTATGGCTTTTTTTCCATTATTGTCTATTCGTTGCTTGTATAGCGGGAATTGGTATAAATTGAAATTAGACCGCATGACATTCTCCTACATTATTTGTATATGTTTATTTTAGTATAAAATAATTAGCAAAACGTTAACTCTTTAGGACTCTTCTCGATTAATATATAAAAAAAATTGTAATAGTTTATACTTAATCTGTCAGATTAAGTTGTGTCTAGTACAACTGACTATGCAAATAAGCTTTGAAATATTTTAATTAGGGTGTATTTTCGTGTTCATTGCTATGAATGGGTGGCTGCACACTTTCCAGACGGCTATTCACTTCGATTGAATCGCCTAAATTATGTTTTATTTTTAATTTAAATCCTAACTTCTCGCAGAATTTGTAGAAATATTCTTTAATGATATCAAATAGGTTTCTGTCATCAGTTTTATAATCTCTCAATTTTCGAGGTACAGTAAGTGACAATTTGCCATCTTGATATACTACATCATCTTTCCCATCTTGAGATTCAAGTGTAAATTCAATTGAACTTTGTATAGTAGCTATAGATGCACCTTTTGAATTTTCATGTCCCCTTGTCTTGTTAGGGTCTAATACAGATGTAGATATTTTAGATTCAATTTTTGTACAACTTGATTCAGTGCAATTAATATTTATTGTTTTCGTGAGAACCCCAGAGAAGAGGCTATAACTTCCTAACGCAGGTATATCAACGTAAAAAGACAAATTACCTTCATAACCAAGTTGGTTACAACTGGTGATTAACTCTTCCAAAATAGGATCACTTGGAACTTTTGCTTCAGCATATTTGAACATTTCCCTGAAAACTTCTTTTGCAATTGGACGATAATTATTGTTTTTATCTCCTTTTTTTAGTAATAGATGAGTGTACCCTTCACCTAGATTGTAAAACCTTTCAAACTCCTCTTTATATTGGTCGGTTTTTTTATTGCCAGGTATCTCTTGCTTTTTATAATGTCTATCCCAAACTTCATCAAAATTATTATTTTGATCGACTCCATCTATCAATGCACCAATTAAATTTTCGTCTAGACTTTTTCTGTTAATAACAAATCTCATTCTTCGAAAATCGTCATACATCTGCTTTCCAGTGATTGCTAACTCATTATTTTTATCGGCCCTTAACCTGCTAAAATCGAACTTTTCTGCCTGAGCTTTGAGTGTAACGACTGGATTTTCATTTTTTTCCTGTATAGAGTTGTTCATTGTTAATACTTTGATATGAATTGCTGATAGTATAATAATACATAAAAATAGTTAATATGTCAATAATATACTTAACATAGACAGTCATAATAGGGTGACAGGATTTTAGTAAGGCTCTATTATGAATAAACGGTTTTACACAGTATGAATGTTGATGAGCAGTCAAGTGTACTGACTTTTCTAAATAGTAAAATTGAGAATATACCAAGGTTTCATTCCGCAATATTGCCTAAACTTTGCGGTGGAGATAGAGTAATGGACTTGCTGTTTTATAGGCCGCTCAGTTATGTGGATAGAAGTAAATCACTACCTAACGCTCAAGTGGGAGAATTTACAACTTTTGTGGCAAAAGTGTATGAGCACCAGCGCCCCACTGTTAGAGGTAGGCCATATAAAATGATCGTTGAAAGTGAAAGTCAGTATTTATTTATAGTTTTTTTTAATTACTCAGTTAAATATTTGTATAAATTATTTCCAGTTGGAACAGATATAGTCATCAGTGGTAAACTTAAAAAGTTTGCCGAACATTGGCAAATTACTCACCCAGATTATATGTTATCTGATATCAATCAATTTAAAGAAATAGCCTGCATAGAGCCAATTTACCAATTATGTCGCGGTATTACTAACAAGAGCATTAGAAACATAATAAGTTCTAACTTAAAAGATTTGCCTGATTTGCCAGAGTGGATAGATGAAACATTAATAAAGCAAAAAAAATGGCTGAATTGGAAAGAAAGTATCATGAGATTACACAGACCGAGCTCACTCGCAGAAGCAGAAGTTTGCAGAGAAAGACTTGCTTATGATGAGCTATTTGCATATCAGCTGGCGCTAAAACTTGCGAGGGAAAATCATGTGAAAAAGGGGGGAAGAGAATTTATAATATTGAGTAAATACAAAGAGCAGGTCTTAAATGAATTACCGTTCCAATTAACAAATGATCAAATTCGAGCGATAGATGAAGTCTCAGAAAGACAAAAATCCAGATACCGTATGGTAAGTCTGCTGCAAGGTGACGTTGGTAGTGGAAAAACCGTGGTTGCACTCTTTGCGATGCTGAATGTGGTAGAAAATAATATGCAGGCAGCTCTAATGGCACCAACCACTATCTTAGCGGAGCAACATTATAATTGGATCGAAGAAGCTCTATCTTGCACTGATATAAAAGTTGCTCTGCTCACTGGTAAAACTACGCGCAAGGAAAGAAAGACTATCATGAACGAACTTGCAAGTGGTATTTTAAATATAGTAATTGGTACTCATGCATTATTTCAAGCTAACGTTACATTTAAAAATTTAGGGCTTGCAGTCATAGACGAACAACAGCGATTTGGAGTGATGCAGAGGAATCGGTTGGTAGGAAAAGGAGAAAATACCGATATACTTTTTGTTACTGCAACTCCCATTCCAAGAACCTTGCAGCAAGCTATGTATGGTGATGTTGAATGTTCTATTTTAAGGGAAAAACCAAAATCTAGATTGCCAATAAAAACCGTTATTATGAACGTTAAAAAAGTATCAGATATTATTCAAAGACTGAAAGATGCTATAAATAGAGGCGAAAAAGCATATTGGATTTGTCCATATATAGAAGAAAACGAAGAACTCAATATTGCCGCAGCAGAAATGCGCTTTCAGGAACTACAAAAGACATTTTTTGATAGAGTTGGAATAATACACGGAAAACTAACTCAAGAGCAGAAAGACCAAGTGATGTTTTCCTTCAAGAGGAATGAATTTTCTCTGCTTGTTGCAACCACTGTGATAGAAGTTGGTATAGATGTACCAGATGCAACTATTATGATTATAGAGAATGCAGAGCAGTTCGGGTTATCGCAATTACATCAGCTACGAGGTAGAGTAGGGCGAGGAAACAAGCCATCTTTTTGTGTACTGTTATATGATAATCTCAGTAAAAGTTCGTATTCAAAGTTAAAGATTATGTGTGAGTCACAAGATGGATTTTATATTGCTGAAAAGGATATGATGCTGAGGGGTAGCGGAGATATTCTAGGCACAAAACAATCAGGGTGCATGGAATTTAAATTTGCTGATTTATATGAGGACAGAGAGTTGCTCAATCTTGCATATAATAATGCAAAAGGTATAATAGCTAATTTTGAATTACTGCTTGATATATTTGAATATAGAAGTAGGCTGCATTTTTCAAAATTTCAGTAATCTTCTGAGCCATAACCTTCATCAATAGAAATTCCTTGACAAACAGGAGTATTCAACAAACCATACGCGTCAAGTTAAGGAAAAATAAAAGTGAAGAAGAAGTTTTTACCATAAGAATAAATTGTGCAGAGTTAATAGCAGGCCCTGTAAACAAAATGTTAGCAGGTCAAATTAATCAAGGGCAGGAAGTATAAAAATGGAAAAAAAGCGGTAACTTAGCCTAATGACAATAAATATATATATAGAAGGTACCGTTTTAAAGAGCACAAAAGGAATACACAGTAAAAGCGAGGAAAAGTTGAGAATATGTATGGAAGCAGTGTGGAGAAGTGGCTGCCAATGATCAAAAATTTACCACAATTACAGAAGTATACATAAGAGGTTTAAAAGGTGGTGCAAAAAGGGTTTTGAGGGAGTGTTAAATAAACTGTGTCAAACCGAGAAGTAAAAATAAAATAGAAACAAAAAATGGAAGTTTGACAATGAGTCAAAAAGTAGCAAACAGAACTACCGGATTGGTAGACTATAAAGAATCTGGTTGGGAGTGCTAAATGACCTCAAAGAAAGAGGAGTAGATGATAGCTTGCGTTAAAAAGCTTTCCCACAGCTATAAATAGTGTATTTTCCAATGCAGAAATGTATCGTGCATCAAATAAGGAATTCACTAAAATATGTATCGAGCAAGGATGTGAAAGTTTTCATGAATGATTTGAAAAAAATATATTGTGCTACAAGTAGAGAAATAGCCGAGACTTGAACTGGAGGAAAAATGGGGAGAAAAATATCCTTTGGTTTTGGCAGAATAATTGGGAAAATCTGTCTAGTTATTTTAAATATTCCGGCCCTGTGAGAAAATTAATTTATACCACAAATCCTATTGAGGGGTTACATAGACAGATCAGAAAATTTACTAAAACCAAGGGCTCATTTACTAGCTTGTATAAACAGGTATATTGTGCTATAAAGAAGGCAGGAGAAAAATCGACTGTGCCTATACATGATTGGGCTTTGACTATGTCTTAACTTGATATCTTTTTTCCTTGTAGGTTAAAATTGAGTTGAACTAAAAATGCGGCTTGACACAGTTTATTTAACACTCCCGGCCTTTTGCTTTCAGTAGAAATCATTCTCTCAAGGGATGTATTTTCTAGCTTTAAAAACGCGAATCTCAATATCTTATCTTGAATTACTTAACCAAGCTTAAATTCTTATCATGGAATGTATTTGCATCTTTTAATACCGTAAGTGGCTCATCCAAGCTATGTTCCACTTTTGCCTCAAAATTAAATCCTAAATTCTCACAAAATTCTTGAAAACGTTCAGTAGCAATATCAAAAAAATTTCTACCACTTGCTTTATAATTTTTTAGCTCTTTTGGAATAGTAAGAGATACTTTACCATCTTCATATGTTATATTTCTACCCTTAGATTTTAACTTAAATTCTATTGAACTGTGAAAATTTGGTGTTTTAATATCATTAACAATATCACTGCTACGTACCTTTATACATTCCATGCTAAAATTGAGTTTTAGACAGTTGGAGTCACGGCAATCCATACTATAAGTTGCTGTTAGGTCAGAATCTAACATAAGCAAATCAAATGAGGAAAGGACCCTAAATATACGGAAAAACAGAAAATGATTATATCCTTCTTGATGATAACTAGTTATCAATTCTTCCATAATAGGGTCATTTGGAACTGTTGCACCAATACGTATAAACATTTCTATAAAAACTACTTTAAGAAACAAACAATAATTTTTTTCCTTTTTCATTCCCTAAAATGAGATCTTTATGTTTTGAATATAGCTCCTTGACAAGCTCATTGGTTACTTTTTGTTCGTTAATAGTAAGGTTGTGCGATCTATCAAGGTCAATATATGCTTTGTAACCAGAGTTCCAACCATCTGATTTTATTTGCACTGATTTTAAATCAGCATACTTGAGCTTTTCTACTTCAGATTTTAATGCATTAACTATTTTTTTTGCCATATTACTCCCTCTATCACATAGATTAACATATGATTATCAACTATTCCACTTCCGTACTTTTTCATTTGCAGATCGCTTTAAAGAACTTTCTATACTAAAAATAGAAAACTCTTTAATAACTGTTATACAAGCGATAGCTTTTCCATTGCTACCCGACCCACCTTTGCCTCTTCTAATTTGCCACTTACTTGCTGCTTACAATACAAGTCTTCCCTTGCCCATGATAAATCACTACTATCTTTAACATTAACATAGTTACCATTCTTCTCTGGAAAAGAAAACAATTTCCATTTATTTTGCTCGCTACTACCCATCAATTCCCCGTCAACTTTACTCAAAGTAGCACAGTGACCTGAATTCAAACTTTTACTAGGATCATTAATATGAGCTACCACATCTGCCTCATATAACCCCTTTATTGTAGGATTATCACTGAATTTCGCAAGACATTCTTCTTGAAGTTTTATTTCACTAAGGTTTCTTATATATTCATGCTTCGTTTCATTTAATTTCTTTATAACATCTTCCATTTTACCATTAGCCTTTTCCAATTTAACACATTCAATCCAGTCTCTCACTGAACCATCAAAATTTTTCTTACATATAGTAACTGCTGCATCACCAATTTCTCCTGATTCAATAGCTACTTCCAGGTTATCAATACTTTCTTTTAATATAAGAGCTCTTTCCAGCTGATTATCAATAATTTTCAAAATAGAAGAATAGAATTCTTTGGATCGAGCTAGCTTTTCTCTGAAAAATGGCACAAACCTGACTAATTCATCACACATTTCTTTTTGACTTAGTATCTTAGCTTTATACTCAGATAAAATGTCAACTGCTACATCTTGATTACTTATTGCAATCAGATCATTATTCAAGCGTGTTTCAATAACTTTCTTTTTAGAAGAATCGTAAGATACTCCAACATACCCCAATAATATATCTTTAGGAATTGTTATGTTCTTTCCTATATGAACATTAATAGCCGCTAGAGCATCAAAATCTATATATATTGCACTTCCTTGTTTTGCAAACTGCTTGACAAGAGCAAGAGCAATTAATCTAAGTGTATCTATTTCAACGGCAAAATACATCCTTTCCTTCTCTTCCATATTATACATATCTCTAAAGAAGTCTTTTATACTGATATCCCTTCCATCTATCTTCCATCCTTGATCTATTTTGCCCCAATTATATTGGTGTAAATCTATAACATGTACTCCTTTAACTTCCTTAAGTTTATGTTTCAAGTCATCTATTTGACTTTGCTCAAATCCAGGACCATTAATAACCAAATATATATCCCTCTCTTCTTTATTTATTAATTTATGGTTTTTGATTATATCTAAGTAATTAAGGTCGCTGTTCTTACCATCAGGTAAAGATGTACCATGTACCCTGGGTACCCACGTTAGTATTATTGGCGCTTTATTTGATAATTTTTTTACATCGCCGGTCATCTCAACACATTTATACTATAATAAGATTTTAGCAAAAAAAAAACTCAACTAAAAGCTCTCGCTTCTGATTGAATTCAGCGTCCTCTGAGCTCTAAGCCATTGACAGCATATATATCTGGCTCATCTATCACCTTCAGTGGCTTACCAAGGTTGTGCTCTATGTTTATATTACGCTCAGAATTGTACTCTATTTTTGTATCAAACTTAAAGCCCAATTTCTCGCAGAGCTTTTTAAAGTATTCAACAAGCTTATTAATAATATCAGTAAGCTTATCGAGCAGACTGTCATTACCAGCTTTGTAATTTTCTAACTCTTTGGGGATTTTAAGTAGAATTTTACCATCTTCATATGTCACATTTTCGCCCTTATATTTCAGATTAAATTCTACTGAATTGCATAAATCGTGTTCTTTGATACACATTATCCCACCATAACTATCCATGTCCACTATATTTGTATATTTCACACTGAAACTAAGTTTTAGACAATTGGGTTCATGACAATCCATATTGTGCTTTATTATTTTATTTTTTGCGTACGATTCTAACGAATTAAGTATTTTATTCGGAATAGAAACAACGAAAAAAATATATCCGCCCTGATAATAGTTATTTATCAATTCTTCCATAATATAGTCATTAGGAACTGCTGCACCAACGTGTTCAAACATTTCTGTAAAAACTGCTTTCAGAAATGGATGATAGTTGTCTCCTATTATAACCAGACTTTCATGCTTTGAGTATAGTTCTCCAATAAACTCACTAGTTACTTTTTGTCCATTAATAGTAATATCACCGC includes:
- a CDS encoding P44/Msp2 family outer membrane protein is translated as MIIRISIALFFIFIPCVYFFITYISNNTHIEQVQPLKLETDNNENVIRSEEVAEKEIPIKYQELESNSPSVFQVTDQKNMCPYIADQAESTKEKSKKLDFYVSANGGKIYHDNSETFVKGINEIGKWFVNLINTDADSNFFKQIVIEYIKEKLKDEIGNIQRFNGKIDFQWLRSVSLGYYAGENGRVDFEAIYSTANIEDSNSSPIFDKSASVFAFLLNFYYNPNIQSTQFAPYIGLGIGPTVLRLKKINESPENSMPLNIPWFAYQIKLGVNYSIIPEVKTFLGYRYFDIPTPVADYVFTHNIEVGLMFNF
- the mtaB gene encoding tRNA (N(6)-L-threonylcarbamoyladenosine(37)-C(2))-methylthiotransferase MtaB — protein: MNEVITFGCRLNFYESELIKEALKKAKRENVVVVHSCAVTNEAERQVKQKIRKIYKNDPSKEIIVVGCAVQLDPKSYSDIPGVSKVLGNQDKLRAENYLLNNDEILVSDNQVEPLLINGFEDKSRAFIEIQNGCNHSCTFCSITEARGNNRSVPVNNIIEQIKIFIDNGYQEVVFTGVDITDFGTDLFGKPSLGSIIRRVLKDIPQLKRLRLSSIDVAEVDDELMDLIANESRLMPHLHLSLQSGNNLILKRMKRRHNREQVIEFYHKMKSLRPNIAFGADIIAGFPTETDEMFQDTVDLLKKINVVYLHAFPYSERKNTPAARMPQTPENVRKERVKHLREINKEMMSSFYQSLLGTEQSVLVEQNNIGRTENFALIKLTSRVQAKSIVKAHVKGIENNCLIGNIIS
- a CDS encoding IS5 family transposase (programmed frameshift), giving the protein MRSVYPSDISRERFEIILPDLESCRKKTKPRKLDLYELFCGVLYVLKSGCQWRMLPKEFPKWRNCYDYFKRWSKKPNEDRESVLEIVLKKLVGEVRFNSGRNTKTSFCIIDAQSVKNTDIAEEKGYDAGKKISGIKRHIAVDTQGLPHAIYITTANIGDRTAAVEMICNARKNLSEVQNILVDAGYTGENFATQIKTTIGATVEVIKRSELHTFVVLPKRWVVERSFAWLEKCRRLWKNCERKLNTRLQMVVLAFTALLLKRL
- a CDS encoding IS630 family transposase (programmed frameshift), coding for MALRSKLLDEKVVESAKEMLKKVRNNAYVAKKLNAVIAAKKHSITAVAKICCISRKAITTWIKHIKFGREEKLFSPPQRRRKTILNQSQLEQIEVWIEENPNITIREMRIRIQERFGLNISKSTIHRNMQRMKFSYITPRPVHSGQDKNKQEEFKKNLNETIVMHSEKELFFFDESRFGTHSKVGHGWFKKGSRTQVKVKLGRENFYLYSAVNPRNGENFSLFAPNVNTACINIFLEQMSQYLGIRKAFLVMDCASWHKSKSLKIPKNIEIIYLPPYSPDLNPVERFWLYIKQNILRNKIYDTIVLLESALCKFITSLSPSTVKQLCNASYLVH
- the recG gene encoding ATP-dependent DNA helicase RecG, producing MNVDEQSSVLTFLNSKIENIPRFHSAILPKLCGGDRVMDLLFYRPLSYVDRSKSLPNAQVGEFTTFVAKVYEHQRPTVRGRPYKMIVESESQYLFIVFFNYSVKYLYKLFPVGTDIVISGKLKKFAEHWQITHPDYMLSDINQFKEIACIEPIYQLCRGITNKSIRNIISSNLKDLPDLPEWIDETLIKQKKWLNWKESIMRLHRPSSLAEAEVCRERLAYDELFAYQLALKLARENHVKKGGREFIILSKYKEQVLNELPFQLTNDQIRAIDEVSERQKSRYRMVSLLQGDVGSGKTVVALFAMLNVVENNMQAALMAPTTILAEQHYNWIEEALSCTDIKVALLTGKTTRKERKTIMNELASGILNIVIGTHALFQANVTFKNLGLAVIDEQQRFGVMQRNRLVGKGENTDILFVTATPIPRTLQQAMYGDVECSILREKPKSRLPIKTVIMNVKKVSDIIQRLKDAINRGEKAYWICPYIEENEELNIAAAEMRFQELQKTFFDRVGIIHGKLTQEQKDQVMFSFKRNEFSLLVATTVIEVGIDVPDATIMIIENAEQFGLSQLHQLRGRVGRGNKPSFCVLLYDNLSKSSYSKLKIMCESQDGFYIAEKDMMLRGSGDILGTKQSGCMEFKFADLYEDRELLNLAYNNAKGIIANFELLLDIFEYRSRLHFSKFQ